One region of Cinclus cinclus chromosome 1, bCinCin1.1, whole genome shotgun sequence genomic DNA includes:
- the ESCO1 gene encoding N-acetyltransferase ESCO1 isoform X1, with amino-acid sequence MAAQKRKSTLVEPSAKRPKLDKNSKPSLSKKEKEVSDTKHGSNKSKPNQCAVQEKTVLKTSVKPNSDNTNELEVGTRMTTRSSALNSNNKTIPGKTVQQQQPKSAKHKEVCQKKSVQEISKSKCLIAPNEPVTRRSQRLQQLTQVHVSARSLRSRGVKEEKVSEVKHSSQAKKHAHSVASKPLKSAGGKTEQKNTKIKPNNKKEDKEVHVEVTSSLKKCKVDNKKDNSSSFQHNLQESSSCPGEILEEVKKDQTGPVSPNSSNTKKAETDSLKPNSTASKEKQQTHQNIKPSTKPKNTSQPSVSETNVADQPENDAKSKRVSILELCEEIAGEIESDTVEVKKDSPNAEDSKAEEKHDDTQSQQTEILTQKEPSQSTQSKRFFPSKKAMPVKCTLNGRNNSSNKNSKWTKIKLLKASNVKQSHSNSPNVPKLPFLKDFPEVSEASQMAVEAELSKAQGKLSTSFFENESTTCAQEKSDPSSERAGAKEVTLETKQPTRKGAENGLLPNLTKPLCEPRPDEDFRLYLESDPESSPVKCVTAPRPPKPLKKEPRESEPQDLAPTQLMQTSLTSQISESENRTPLTNPSLASKCSNLPSSEEHIQKLKEAGKDGDKQLITDGGQKRFGAISCNICGMLYTVSNPEDETQHLLFHNQFISAVKYVGWKKERILAEYPDGKIIMVLPDDPKYALKKVEEIREMVDSDLGFQQTPLMCYSRTKTLLFISNDKKVIGCLIAEHIQWGYRVIEEKVPEVSSENEKVIFERQKAWCCSTSPEPAICGISRIWVFSMMRRKKIASRMIECLRSNFIYGSYLSKEEIAFSDPTPDGKLFATQYCGTGQFLVYNFLNGQHQT; translated from the exons atggcAGCTCAGAAAAGGAAGTCTACGTTAGTAGAACCTTCTGCTAAACGTCCAAAGCTGGATAAGAACAGCAAACCATCTTtgtcaaagaaagaaaaagaggtgtCGGATACAAAACATGGCTCAAATAAATCAAAGCCCAATCAGTGTGCAGTGCAGGAGAAAACTGTACTCAAAACCTCTGTCAAACCAAACAG TGATAACACCAATGAACTTGAAGTAGGAACACGCATGACTACAAGATCATCAGCACTCAACtcaaataataaaacaatacCTGGCAAAACAgtccaacagcagcagcctAAATCTGCAAAACATAAGGAGGTATGCCAGAAAAAATCTGTGCAAGAAATTTCTAAGTCAAAATGCTTAATTGCGCCAAATGAGCCAGTAACGAGGAGATCACAGAGACTGCAGCAGTTAACACAAGTGCATGTTTCAGCAAGATCCCTGCGCAGCAGAGgagttaaagaagaaaaagtttcGGAAGTTAAGCACAGTAGCCAGGCAAAAAAACATGCTCACAGTGTTGCATCAAAACCACTGAAATCTGCAGGAGGGAAAACggaacaaaaaaacacaaagataaagccaaacaataaaaaggAGGATAAAGAAGTACACGTGGAAGTGACCAGCTCTCTGAAGAAGTGTAAAGTGGACAATAAAAAGGATAATTCGAGCAGCTTTCAACACAATCTTCAAGAGTCCTCATCATGTCCTGGTGAGATTCTTGAGGAAGTCAAGAAAGACCAAACGGGTCCTGTATCTCCTAACTCTAGCAacacaaagaaagcagaaaccgATTCTCTTAAGCCAAATTCTACAGCATCTAAGGAAAAGCAACAAACACACCAGAACATAAAACCCagtacaaaaccaaaaaatacttCACAGCCATCTGTGAGTGAGACAAATGTGGCTGATCAACCAGAGAACGATGCAAAATCCAAAAGGGTGAGCATCCTTGAACTTTGTGAAGAAATTGCAGGTGAGATTGAGTCAGATACAGTAGAAGTGAAAAAAGATTCCCCTAATGCAGAGGAtagcaaagcagaagaaaagcatgATGACACACAGTCACAGCAAACTGAAATACTTACTCAGAAAGAGCCCAGTCAAAGTACTCAAAGCAAACGGTTTTTCCCTAGCAAAAAAGCAATGCCTGTCAAATGCACTCTGAATGGTAGAAATAACTCCTCAAACAAAAACTCTAAATGGACCAAAATTAAATTGCTGAAAGCTAGTAATGTAAAGCAAAGTCACTCAAATTCTCCAAATGTCCCCAagcttccttttttaaaagatttccCTGAAGTTTCAGAGGCAAGTCAAATGGCTGTAGAAGCAGAGCTTTCAAAGGCACAAGGCAAGCTGTCAACAAGTTTCTTTGAGAATGAAAGTACAACTTGTGCGCAGGAGAAATCAGATCCTTCATCTGAAAGAGCTGGAGCTAAAGAAGTGAcattagaaacaaaacagcccACAAGGAAAGGTGCAGAAAATGGTTTGCTGCCTAACTTGACAAAACCTTTATGTGAGCCAAGACCAGATGAG GACTTTCGATTATATTTGGAATCAGATCCAGAAAGTTCTCCAGTAAAGTGTGTTACAGCTCCTAGACCACCAAAACCATTAAAGAAAGAGCCCAGAGAAAGTGAACCTCAAG ATTTGGCTCCCACACAGTTGATGCAAACTTCACTTACAAGTCAAATTTCGGAATCTGAGAACAG GACTCCATTGACAAATCCTTCATTAGCATCAAAATGCAGTAACTTGCCATCATCTGAGGAACACATTCAGAAActaaaagaagcaggaaaagatGGTGATAAGCAGCTGATCACA gATGGAGGACAGAAGAGATTTGGTGCTATTTCTTGTAATATTTGTGGAATGCTTTACACTGTGTCAAATCCAGAGGATGAAACCCAACATCTGTTATTCCACAACCAGTTCATAAGTGCTGTTAAATATGTG ggctggaaaaaggagagaatCTTGGCTGAATATCCTGATGGAAAGATAATAATGGTTCTTCCCGATGACCCAAAGTATGCACTTAAAAAG gTTGAAGAAATCAGAGAAATGGTAGACAGTGACTTGGGATTTCAGCAAACTCCTCTCATGTGCTACTCTAGAACTAAAactcttctttttatttctaatgaCAAAAAAGTTATTGGCTGCTTAATTGCAGAACATATACAGTGG GGCTACAGAGTTATAGAAGAGAAGGTTCCAGAAGTCAgttcagaaaatgagaaagttATATTTGAGAGACAGAAAGCATGGTGCTGTTCAACTTCTCCAGAACCCGCTATCTGCGGGATCAGTCGGATCTGGGTGTTCAGCATGATGCGCCGGAAGAAGATCGCTTCTCGGATGATAGAGTGTCTTAG GAGCAACTTCATATATGGCTCATACTTAAGCAAGGAGGAAATTGCTTTCTCTGACCCCACTCCTGATGGAAAACTCTTTGCAACACAGTACTGTGGCACTGGCCAGTTCCTGGTATACAACTTCCTCAATGGACAGCACCAGACTTAA
- the ESCO1 gene encoding N-acetyltransferase ESCO1 isoform X2 yields the protein MAAQKRKSTLVEPSAKRPKLDKNSKPSLSKKEKEVSDTKHGSNKSKPNQCAVQEKTVLKTSVKPNSDNTNELEVGTRMTTRSSALNSNNKTIPGKTVQQQQPKSAKHKEVCQKKSVQEISKSKCLIAPNEPVTRRSQRLQQLTQVHVSARSLRSRGVKEEKVSEVKHSSQAKKHAHSVASKPLKSAGGKTEQKNTKIKPNNKKEDKEVHVEVTSSLKKCKVDNKKDNSSSFQHNLQESSSCPGEILEEVKKDQTGPVSPNSSNTKKAETDSLKPNSTASKEKQQTHQNIKPSTKPKNTSQPSVSETNVADQPENDAKSKRVSILELCEEIAGEIESDTVEVKKDSPNAEDSKAEEKHDDTQSQQTEILTQKEPSQSTQSKRFFPSKKAMPVKCTLNGRNNSSNKNSKWTKIKLLKASNVKQSHSNSPNVPKLPFLKDFPEVSEASQMAVEAELSKAQGKLSTSFFENESTTCAQEKSDPSSERAGAKEVTLETKQPTRKGAENGLLPNLTKPLCEPRPDEDFRLYLESDPESSPVKCVTAPRPPKPLKKEPRESEPQDLAPTQLMQTSLTSQISESENRTPLTNPSLASKCSNLPSSEEHIQKLKEAGKDGDKQLITDGGQKRFGAISCNICGMLYTVSNPEDETQHLLFHNQFISAVKYVGWKKERILAEYPDGKIIMVLPDDPKYALKKVEEIREMVDSDLGFQQTPLMCYSRTKTLLFISNDKKVIGCLIAEHIQWGYRVIEEKVPEVSSENEKVIFERQKAWCCSTSPEPAICGISRIWVFSMMRRKKIASRMIECLRNL from the exons atggcAGCTCAGAAAAGGAAGTCTACGTTAGTAGAACCTTCTGCTAAACGTCCAAAGCTGGATAAGAACAGCAAACCATCTTtgtcaaagaaagaaaaagaggtgtCGGATACAAAACATGGCTCAAATAAATCAAAGCCCAATCAGTGTGCAGTGCAGGAGAAAACTGTACTCAAAACCTCTGTCAAACCAAACAG TGATAACACCAATGAACTTGAAGTAGGAACACGCATGACTACAAGATCATCAGCACTCAACtcaaataataaaacaatacCTGGCAAAACAgtccaacagcagcagcctAAATCTGCAAAACATAAGGAGGTATGCCAGAAAAAATCTGTGCAAGAAATTTCTAAGTCAAAATGCTTAATTGCGCCAAATGAGCCAGTAACGAGGAGATCACAGAGACTGCAGCAGTTAACACAAGTGCATGTTTCAGCAAGATCCCTGCGCAGCAGAGgagttaaagaagaaaaagtttcGGAAGTTAAGCACAGTAGCCAGGCAAAAAAACATGCTCACAGTGTTGCATCAAAACCACTGAAATCTGCAGGAGGGAAAACggaacaaaaaaacacaaagataaagccaaacaataaaaaggAGGATAAAGAAGTACACGTGGAAGTGACCAGCTCTCTGAAGAAGTGTAAAGTGGACAATAAAAAGGATAATTCGAGCAGCTTTCAACACAATCTTCAAGAGTCCTCATCATGTCCTGGTGAGATTCTTGAGGAAGTCAAGAAAGACCAAACGGGTCCTGTATCTCCTAACTCTAGCAacacaaagaaagcagaaaccgATTCTCTTAAGCCAAATTCTACAGCATCTAAGGAAAAGCAACAAACACACCAGAACATAAAACCCagtacaaaaccaaaaaatacttCACAGCCATCTGTGAGTGAGACAAATGTGGCTGATCAACCAGAGAACGATGCAAAATCCAAAAGGGTGAGCATCCTTGAACTTTGTGAAGAAATTGCAGGTGAGATTGAGTCAGATACAGTAGAAGTGAAAAAAGATTCCCCTAATGCAGAGGAtagcaaagcagaagaaaagcatgATGACACACAGTCACAGCAAACTGAAATACTTACTCAGAAAGAGCCCAGTCAAAGTACTCAAAGCAAACGGTTTTTCCCTAGCAAAAAAGCAATGCCTGTCAAATGCACTCTGAATGGTAGAAATAACTCCTCAAACAAAAACTCTAAATGGACCAAAATTAAATTGCTGAAAGCTAGTAATGTAAAGCAAAGTCACTCAAATTCTCCAAATGTCCCCAagcttccttttttaaaagatttccCTGAAGTTTCAGAGGCAAGTCAAATGGCTGTAGAAGCAGAGCTTTCAAAGGCACAAGGCAAGCTGTCAACAAGTTTCTTTGAGAATGAAAGTACAACTTGTGCGCAGGAGAAATCAGATCCTTCATCTGAAAGAGCTGGAGCTAAAGAAGTGAcattagaaacaaaacagcccACAAGGAAAGGTGCAGAAAATGGTTTGCTGCCTAACTTGACAAAACCTTTATGTGAGCCAAGACCAGATGAG GACTTTCGATTATATTTGGAATCAGATCCAGAAAGTTCTCCAGTAAAGTGTGTTACAGCTCCTAGACCACCAAAACCATTAAAGAAAGAGCCCAGAGAAAGTGAACCTCAAG ATTTGGCTCCCACACAGTTGATGCAAACTTCACTTACAAGTCAAATTTCGGAATCTGAGAACAG GACTCCATTGACAAATCCTTCATTAGCATCAAAATGCAGTAACTTGCCATCATCTGAGGAACACATTCAGAAActaaaagaagcaggaaaagatGGTGATAAGCAGCTGATCACA gATGGAGGACAGAAGAGATTTGGTGCTATTTCTTGTAATATTTGTGGAATGCTTTACACTGTGTCAAATCCAGAGGATGAAACCCAACATCTGTTATTCCACAACCAGTTCATAAGTGCTGTTAAATATGTG ggctggaaaaaggagagaatCTTGGCTGAATATCCTGATGGAAAGATAATAATGGTTCTTCCCGATGACCCAAAGTATGCACTTAAAAAG gTTGAAGAAATCAGAGAAATGGTAGACAGTGACTTGGGATTTCAGCAAACTCCTCTCATGTGCTACTCTAGAACTAAAactcttctttttatttctaatgaCAAAAAAGTTATTGGCTGCTTAATTGCAGAACATATACAGTGG GGCTACAGAGTTATAGAAGAGAAGGTTCCAGAAGTCAgttcagaaaatgagaaagttATATTTGAGAGACAGAAAGCATGGTGCTGTTCAACTTCTCCAGAACCCGCTATCTGCGGGATCAGTCGGATCTGGGTGTTCAGCATGATGCGCCGGAAGAAGATCGCTTCTCGGATGATAGAGTGTCTTAG AAATCTTTGA
- the ESCO1 gene encoding N-acetyltransferase ESCO1 isoform X3, with the protein MAAQKRKSTLVEPSAKRPKLDKNSKPSLSKKEKEVSDTKHGSNKSKPNQCAVQEKTVLKTSVKPNSDNTNELEVGTRMTTRSSALNSNNKTIPGKTVQQQQPKSAKHKEVCQKKSVQEISKSKCLIAPNEPVTRRSQRLQQLTQVHVSARSLRSRGVKEEKVSEVKHSSQAKKHAHSVASKPLKSAGGKTEQKNTKIKPNNKKEDKEVHVEVTSSLKKCKVDNKKDNSSSFQHNLQESSSCPGEILEEVKKDQTGPVSPNSSNTKKAETDSLKPNSTASKEKQQTHQNIKPSTKPKNTSQPSVSETNVADQPENDAKSKRVSILELCEEIAGEIESDTVEVKKDSPNAEDSKAEEKHDDTQSQQTEILTQKEPSQSTQSKRFFPSKKAMPVKCTLNGRNNSSNKNSKWTKIKLLKASNVKQSHSNSPNVPKLPFLKDFPEVSEASQMAVEAELSKAQGKLSTSFFENESTTCAQEKSDPSSERAGAKEVTLETKQPTRKGAENGLLPNLTKPLCEPRPDEDFRLYLESDPESSPVKCVTAPRPPKPLKKEPRESEPQDLAPTQLMQTSLTSQISESENRTPLTNPSLASKCSNLPSSEEHIQKLKEAGKDGDKQLITDGGQKRFGAISCNICGMLYTVSNPEDETQHLLFHNQFISAVKYVVLLIIHHECGSEEELITSIFLSMFILQIHTT; encoded by the exons atggcAGCTCAGAAAAGGAAGTCTACGTTAGTAGAACCTTCTGCTAAACGTCCAAAGCTGGATAAGAACAGCAAACCATCTTtgtcaaagaaagaaaaagaggtgtCGGATACAAAACATGGCTCAAATAAATCAAAGCCCAATCAGTGTGCAGTGCAGGAGAAAACTGTACTCAAAACCTCTGTCAAACCAAACAG TGATAACACCAATGAACTTGAAGTAGGAACACGCATGACTACAAGATCATCAGCACTCAACtcaaataataaaacaatacCTGGCAAAACAgtccaacagcagcagcctAAATCTGCAAAACATAAGGAGGTATGCCAGAAAAAATCTGTGCAAGAAATTTCTAAGTCAAAATGCTTAATTGCGCCAAATGAGCCAGTAACGAGGAGATCACAGAGACTGCAGCAGTTAACACAAGTGCATGTTTCAGCAAGATCCCTGCGCAGCAGAGgagttaaagaagaaaaagtttcGGAAGTTAAGCACAGTAGCCAGGCAAAAAAACATGCTCACAGTGTTGCATCAAAACCACTGAAATCTGCAGGAGGGAAAACggaacaaaaaaacacaaagataaagccaaacaataaaaaggAGGATAAAGAAGTACACGTGGAAGTGACCAGCTCTCTGAAGAAGTGTAAAGTGGACAATAAAAAGGATAATTCGAGCAGCTTTCAACACAATCTTCAAGAGTCCTCATCATGTCCTGGTGAGATTCTTGAGGAAGTCAAGAAAGACCAAACGGGTCCTGTATCTCCTAACTCTAGCAacacaaagaaagcagaaaccgATTCTCTTAAGCCAAATTCTACAGCATCTAAGGAAAAGCAACAAACACACCAGAACATAAAACCCagtacaaaaccaaaaaatacttCACAGCCATCTGTGAGTGAGACAAATGTGGCTGATCAACCAGAGAACGATGCAAAATCCAAAAGGGTGAGCATCCTTGAACTTTGTGAAGAAATTGCAGGTGAGATTGAGTCAGATACAGTAGAAGTGAAAAAAGATTCCCCTAATGCAGAGGAtagcaaagcagaagaaaagcatgATGACACACAGTCACAGCAAACTGAAATACTTACTCAGAAAGAGCCCAGTCAAAGTACTCAAAGCAAACGGTTTTTCCCTAGCAAAAAAGCAATGCCTGTCAAATGCACTCTGAATGGTAGAAATAACTCCTCAAACAAAAACTCTAAATGGACCAAAATTAAATTGCTGAAAGCTAGTAATGTAAAGCAAAGTCACTCAAATTCTCCAAATGTCCCCAagcttccttttttaaaagatttccCTGAAGTTTCAGAGGCAAGTCAAATGGCTGTAGAAGCAGAGCTTTCAAAGGCACAAGGCAAGCTGTCAACAAGTTTCTTTGAGAATGAAAGTACAACTTGTGCGCAGGAGAAATCAGATCCTTCATCTGAAAGAGCTGGAGCTAAAGAAGTGAcattagaaacaaaacagcccACAAGGAAAGGTGCAGAAAATGGTTTGCTGCCTAACTTGACAAAACCTTTATGTGAGCCAAGACCAGATGAG GACTTTCGATTATATTTGGAATCAGATCCAGAAAGTTCTCCAGTAAAGTGTGTTACAGCTCCTAGACCACCAAAACCATTAAAGAAAGAGCCCAGAGAAAGTGAACCTCAAG ATTTGGCTCCCACACAGTTGATGCAAACTTCACTTACAAGTCAAATTTCGGAATCTGAGAACAG GACTCCATTGACAAATCCTTCATTAGCATCAAAATGCAGTAACTTGCCATCATCTGAGGAACACATTCAGAAActaaaagaagcaggaaaagatGGTGATAAGCAGCTGATCACA gATGGAGGACAGAAGAGATTTGGTGCTATTTCTTGTAATATTTGTGGAATGCTTTACACTGTGTCAAATCCAGAGGATGAAACCCAACATCTGTTATTCCACAACCAGTTCATAAGTGCTGTTAAATATGTG gTACTGCTCATTATTCACCACGAGTGTGGATCTGAAGAAGAGTTAATTACCTCTATTTTTTTGAGTATGTTTATACTTCAGATACACACAACGTAG